The following are from one region of the Silene latifolia isolate original U9 population chromosome 9, ASM4854445v1, whole genome shotgun sequence genome:
- the LOC141601609 gene encoding uncharacterized protein LOC141601609, giving the protein MAQAEADVQKLKESESSLKQKLGDKASGSKLKIQPGTPFSSIIRNIDFSNFAKIDLPKNFVVPSMRIYDGTTNPQNHVAYYKQRMLVASIPSELLQVCMCKGFGTTLTGPALQWYINLPNGSIKSFADLINSFNHQFTSSRELEKRSIDLYKIMQKPGETIRAFLTRFNKEKVSFPSCDVGTAVEAFTQGLPLDSDFYDELTMKPCLTFEDNMKTWGVLQNTTGEHIDDSVGAES; this is encoded by the exons atggcccaggctgaagctgATGTCCAGAAACTAAAAGAATCAGAGTCCAGTCTGAAGCAAAAGCTAGGAGATAAAGCTTCAGGCTCGAAATTGAAGATTCAGCCTGGAACACCATTCTCTTCAATTATcagaaacattgatttctccaactttg CTAAGATAGATCTGCCTAAAAACTTTGTGGTAccatcaatgagaatctatgatggaactacaAATCCTCAGaaccatgtagcctactacaaacaaaGGATGTTGGTAGCCTCCATACCCAGTGAGCTGCTACAAGTTTGTATGTGCAAGGGTTTTGGAACAACACTGACAGGACCTGCCcttcaatggtacataaacctgccaaatggaagcatcaagtcctttgcagaTCTGATAAACTCGTTCAACCATCAATTCACCAGCAGTAGGGAACTCGAAAAGAGATCCATTGACCTATACAAAATCATGCAAAAGCCTGGCGAGACAATCAGAGCATTCCTgaccagattcaacaaagagaaagtatcatTCCCAagttgtgatgttggaacagccgtggaagcCTTCACGCAGGGACTACCATTGGACAGCGATTTCTATGACGAGCTGACCATGAAACCTTGCCTGACTTTTGAAGAC AACATGAAGACTTGGggagtactgcaaaatactactgggGAACATATCGATGACTCTGTCGGGGCTGAATCATAA